In one window of Primulina tabacum isolate GXHZ01 chromosome 8, ASM2559414v2, whole genome shotgun sequence DNA:
- the LOC142553010 gene encoding protein TILLER ANGLE CONTROL 1-like, whose translation MLRHNLHQSFSFIQLPKIPQEKMKIFNWVHRKLKDGSAAQNSKKNGVILDESGDANQFLVDNTTFGDSVFGCWKGGILTIGTFGYDPLTKDAVDEQDDDHDLEFLDNDQNQESEELESTENDEAITDSEEEEVYDEEEEVNPQVYAVYAHDYEALLQQYDPAADYIKMNGNKDFDQVMMVMKENDRDVDVDMKKERITLADLFSADNWDADDDELQKKKNKKKLQELMKEKASSKKHGYGRLAFAKKLLLSGGTGDSKNARPIHKLHRLVRRMLKRKIHPELGLLNKEVNESNIKYIPKVNESIPLLPISQDGNGV comes from the exons ATGCTTCGCCACAACCTTCACCAAAGCTTCAGTTTCATTCAACTTCCCAAAATCCCCCAAGAAAAAATGAAG ATCTTCAACTGGGTTCACCGAAAGCTTAAAG ATGGGTCTGCAGCgcaaaattcaaagaaaaatggAGTTATTCTAGATGAAAGTGGTGACGCTAATCAGTTTCTGGTTGATAACACTACATTTGGTGATTCTGTGTTTGGTTGCTGGAAAGGAGGGATCTTAACTATAGGAACATTTGGATACGATCCATTAACGAAAGATGCTGTTGATGAACAAGACGATGatcatgatcttgaatttctCGATAATGATCAAAACCAAGAATCCGAAGAACTCGAATCGACTGAAAACGATGAGGCTATTACAGATTCCGAAGAGGAAGAAGTCTACGACGAAGAAGAAGAGGTGAATCCGCAAGTGTACGCAGTTTATGCACATGATTACGAGGCGCTGCTCCAGCAGTATGATCCAGCGGCGGATTACATTAAGATGAATGGAAACAAGGATTTTGATCAGGTGATGATGGTGATGAAGGAGAATGATCGGGACGTGGATGTGGACATGAAGAAGGAGAGGATCACACTTGCAGACCTGTTCTCCGCTGATAATTGGGATGCTGATGATGATGAGTTGCAGAAAaagaagaacaagaagaaattaCAGGAATTAATGAAAGAGAAGGCAAGCTCAAAGAAACATGGATATGGCCGCCTCGCATTCGCAAAGAAGCTGCTGCTTTCTGGAGGAACTGGAGACTCCAAGAATGCTCGCCCTATTCACAAATTGCATCga TTGGTGAGGAGAATGTTGAAGAGAAAGATCCATCCAGAGCTTGGACTCCTCAACAAGGAAGTCAACGAGAGCAACATCAAGTACATCCCCAAGGTTAACGAATCAATCCCACTCCTTCCAATTTCTCAAG ATGGCAATGGTGTTtga
- the LOC142553000 gene encoding uncharacterized protein LOC142553000, producing MASQQPRPAWFRFPALGNRPAAPAPTPTPDPAPQPPPPVAQPVPIRPPPPMPAITRPIIPTIPIMPPVVPTQSQEPAPPPSTAVPPPSPPPPPPPPAPRSSPKPSPTPAVAQPRSPIVTAAPETAPERSPTTNPVQVATAPKSQIKPSETTAPPPSPPAQVQAPQSSPVVPSTFQPTRPSVPATSLAPQTPPAPSPTIAPHATSPVPKVPITASRNALISSSPIPSSPKIKTNPPSSSMPTAPASRPVASPAANRATTGLKAATPVSSPKTVKPSERTPEQSPKINPLSNPPSPLTLPPTQKTEDESEPEFPAEVEQKTVLVQETIEKPKEMTNSHNKRADSSGRRDHVMNTKGTSKKNSDSDELGMKVITLAGENKGAIMELSPNQRKGYPPGNPQLIYKNKNNYNGSNIDKSSSESGEEGKSNKEGKTSRGMEMQSSPTSVFLNSNVQGVNNSILYNCSHRHNDPGVHISLTKKVNGSRQKDHRGKTIN from the coding sequence ATGGCTAGCCAACAGCCTCGTCCAGCATGGTTTCGGTTCCCTGCATTAGGTAATCGTCCGGCTGCACCAGCTCCAACACCCACTCCCGATCCTGCTCCTCAACCTCCCCCTCCAGTTGCACAGCCAGTTCCCATCCGTCCACCCCCACCGATGCCAGCTATAACACGCCCAATAATTCCTACGATCCCAATTATGCCACCTGTGGTACCAACTCAAAGTCAAGAGCCAGCACCTCCACCTAGCACTGCAGTTCCACCACcatcaccaccaccaccaccaccaccacctgcTCCCCGAAGTTCTCCAAAGCCAAGCCCTACACCAGCTGTAGCTCAACCAAGGTCTCCGATTGTAACCGCAGCACCAGAAACAGCTCCAGAAAGGTCTCCAACTACAAACCCAGTACAGGTTGCAACTGCACCAAAGTCTCAAATTAAACCATCTGAAACTACTGCTCCCCCACCTTCTCCACCAGCACAAGTTCAAGCTCCACAGAGTTCCCCAGTTGTACCATCTACTTTTCAACCTACTCGACCAAGTGTACCAGCCACTTCACTGGCACCCCAGACTCCACCAGCACCTTCCCCAACCATTGCTCCGCATGCAACTTCTCCTGTCCCAAAAGTACCAATAACAGCTTCAAGAAATGCACTAATATCATCATCTCCCATACCTTCATCtcctaaaataaaaacaaatccaCCATCCTCCTCGATGCCGACTGCTCCAGCCTCAAGACCTGTTGCAAGTCCTGCAGCTAATAGAGCCACAACAGGGCTCAAGGCTGCAACACCTGTTTCATCTCCGAAAACAGTAAAACCTTCGGAGAGAACCCCAGAACAATCTCCCAAAATCAACCCTTTATCAAACCCTCCATCTCCTCTCACTTTGCCACCTACTCAGAAGACTGAAGATGAGAGTGAGCCAGAGTTCCCTGCTGAAGTTGAACAAAAGACAGTGCTAGTGCAAGAAACCATTGAAAAACCAAAGGAAATGACTAATTCTCATAACAAACGCGCTGATTCCAGTGGAAGGAGAGACCATGTGATGAACACTAAAGGCACTAGCAAAAAAAATTCAGATTCTGATGAGTTGGGCATGAAGGTGATAACACTAGCGGGGGAGAACAAAGGTGCCATAATGGAATTAAGTCCTAACCAGAGGAAAGGTTACCCACCgggaaaccctcagctcatatacaaaaataaaaacaattacaatGGAAGTAACATTGATAAGTCAAGCAGTGAAAGTGGTGAAGAAGGAAAGTCAAATAAGGAGGGCAAAACTAGCAGGGGAATGGAAATGCAGTCTTCGCCAACATCAGTATTCTTGAATAGCAATGTCCAGGGAGTAAACAATTCGATCCTTTACAATTGCAGTCATCGTCACAATGATCCTGGTGTCCATATTTCTCTTACAAAAAAAGTAAATGGCAGCCGCCAGAAGGACCATCGTggaaaaacaattaattaa
- the LOC142553001 gene encoding AAA-ATPase At2g46620-like, which yields MMAMSILSIIFSVLCSLFIFRWFLHQTGLIYAARKFVDWVSDGIHVHLLLKVPEFNESTHQENQFFRRVFLYVNSLASLEDSDFTNLLAGKKPNDIVLSIDDDQVIHDSFLGARVSWHYRVQRDCENQVVARSFVLTIKKKDKRWILKPYLQHVHTVSDDIDHRRKELKFHSNINGRWKSLPFHHPATFDSVVMDPDLKSKIRCDLETYLKSKQYYHKIGRVWKRSYLLYGPSGTGKSSFIAAVSNLLGYDVYTINLTQVADDSDLNTLLLQTACKSLIVVEHLDRYISEKATAKITASGFLNFIDGISNFQDEKIMIFTLNSKEGIDSAMLRPGRIDVHIHFPNCDFNSFKSLACNYLGVKEHKLFPQVEEIFQSGATMSPAEIGELMLVNRSSPSRALKSVITALQSNAAVKAGPQLYNSASSSPVPSYLAEEAGGVLWKDTVPKEFRKLYGLLRLKSCKKPGSSDHDDEIIDR from the coding sequence ATGATGGCCATGTCAATATTATCGATTATTTTCTCTGTTCTATGCTCGCTATTTATCTTCCGATGGTTTCTGCATCAGACCGGTCTCATATACGCGGCGAGGAAATTTGTCGACTGGGTCAGCGACGGGATTCACGTCCATCTACTCCTCAAGGTTCCCGAGTTCAACGAATCCACTCACCAAGAAAACCAGTTTTTTCGCCGGGTTTTTCTGTATGTCAATTCTTTGGCTTCCTTGGAAGACTCGGACTTCACCAATCTCTTGGCCGGCAAAAAGCCGAACGACATCGTTTTGTCCATCGACGATGATCAGGTCATACACGACTCGTTTCTCGGAGCCAGGGTTTCGTGGCACTACAGAGTCCAAAGGGATTGTGAAAACCAGGTGGTTGCGCGAAGTTTCGTGTTGACAATCAAGAAAAAGGATAAGCGTTGGATTCTGAAGCCTTATCTTCAACACGTACATACTGTTTCTGATGATATCGATCATAGGAGAAAAGAATTGAAGTTTCACAGTAACATCAACGGTAGGTGGAAATCGCTTCCGTTCCATCATCCCGCTACTTTCGATTCGGTCGTTATGGACCCGGATTTGAAGAGCAAAATCCGGTGTGATCTGGAGACCTATCTCAAGTCCAAGCAGTATTACCACAAGATAGGCCGTGTTTGGAAACGAAGCTACCTGCTGTATGGCCCTTCCGGCACGGGAAAATCTAGCTTCATTGCCGCCGTCTCGAATTTGCTTGGTTACGACGTGTACACCATTAATTTAACACAGGTGGCGGATGATTCTGATCTCAACACGCTTCTGTTGCAGACCGCGTGCAAATCTTTGATCGTGGTAGAACATTTGGATCGTTACATTTCGGAGAAAGCTACGGCGAAGATCACGGCATCCggttttttgaattttattgatGGAATTTCGAATTTCCAAGACGAAAAGATCATGATTTTCACGTTGAACAGCAAAGAGGGGATTGATTCCGCGATGTTAAGGCCTGGAAGAATCGATGTTCACATCCACTTTCCCAATTGcgattttaattctttcaaaagttTGGCATGCAATTATCTAGGTGTTAAGGAGCACAAATTGTTCCCACAAGTGGAGGAAATCTTTCAGAGCGGCGCCACCATGAGCCCCGCCGAGATTGGCGAATTAATGTTAGTGAACCGGAGCTCGCCAAGTCGCGCGTTGAAATCGGTGATTACTGCCTTGCAGTCGAATGCCGCCGTAAAGGCTGGACCACAGCTGTACAACAGTGCCTCGTCGTCGCCGGTGCCTTCGTATTTGGCGGAGGAAGCTGGGGGCGTGCTCTGGAAGGACACAGTGCCGAAAGAGTTTCGGAAGTTGTATGGACTTTTGAGGTTGAAGAGTTGCAAGAAACCTGGATCTTCGGATCATGATGACGAAATTATCGACCGATAA
- the LOC142553003 gene encoding serine/arginine-rich splicing factor RS31-like isoform X1: MRPIFCGNFEYETRQSDLERLFSKYGRVDRVDMKSGFAFVYFEDERDADDAIRGLDNIPFGHDRRRLSVEWARGERGRHRDGRAANQRPTKTLFVINFDPVRTRDRDIERHFEPYGKVLNVRVRRNFAFVQFETLEEATKALECTHMSKVLDRVVSVEYALRDDDEKGPGRFNSPRKDYGRRGGSPYQRSPSPGLRRSRPSPDYERARSPIYDRYNGPSFDRARSPEYARYRSRSPVRR, from the exons ATGAGGCCGATTTTCTGTGGAAATTTTGAGTACGAGACTAGGCAATCGGACTTGGAGCGATTGTTTTCCAAATATGGAAGGGTTGACCGCGTCGACATGAAATCGG GATTTGCTTTTGTGTATTTTGAGGATGAACGTGATGCTGATGATGCCATCCGTGGTCTTGACAACATCCCCTTTGGGCATGATAGGCGCCGCTTGTCAGTAGAATGGGCAAGG GGTGAACGAGGCAGGCATCGTGATGGGAGAGCAGCAAATCAGAGACCTACTAAAACACTGTTTGTTATCAACTTTGATCCTGTGCGTACTAGGGACCGGGATATAGAAAGGCACTTTGAGCCTTATGGGAAGGTTCTTAATGTACGCGTTCGTCGGAATTTTGCATTTGTGCAGTTTGAAACGCTGGAAGAAGCCACAAAGGCTTTAGAATGCACACATATGAG TAAGGTACTCGACAGGGTGGTTTCTGTTGAATATGCTTTGAGAGATGACGATGAGAAGGGTCCGGGAAGATTCAATAGCCCCAGAAAGGATTATGGGAGACGTGGAGGTAGCCCTTACCAGAGATCGCCAAGTCCAGGGCTTCGCCGGAGTCGACCGAGCCCTGATTATGAGCGAGCCAGAAGCCCAATTTATGATAGGTATAATGGTCCTTCATTTGACAGAGCCAGGAGTCCAGAATATGCAAGATACCGAAG TAGGTCACCTGTTCGAAGGTAA
- the LOC142553003 gene encoding serine/arginine-rich splicing factor RS31-like isoform X2 — translation MRPIFCGNFEYETRQSDLERLFSKYGRVDRVDMKSGFAFVYFEDERDADDAIRGLDNIPFGHDRRRLSVEWARGERGRHRDGRAANQRPTKTLFVINFDPVRTRDRDIERHFEPYGKVLNVRVRRNFAFVQFETLEEATKALECTHMSKVLDRVVSVEYALRDDDEKGPGRFNSPRKDYGRRGGSPYQRSPSPGLRRSRPSPDYERARSPIYDRYNGPSFDRARSPEYARYRRSPVRR, via the exons ATGAGGCCGATTTTCTGTGGAAATTTTGAGTACGAGACTAGGCAATCGGACTTGGAGCGATTGTTTTCCAAATATGGAAGGGTTGACCGCGTCGACATGAAATCGG GATTTGCTTTTGTGTATTTTGAGGATGAACGTGATGCTGATGATGCCATCCGTGGTCTTGACAACATCCCCTTTGGGCATGATAGGCGCCGCTTGTCAGTAGAATGGGCAAGG GGTGAACGAGGCAGGCATCGTGATGGGAGAGCAGCAAATCAGAGACCTACTAAAACACTGTTTGTTATCAACTTTGATCCTGTGCGTACTAGGGACCGGGATATAGAAAGGCACTTTGAGCCTTATGGGAAGGTTCTTAATGTACGCGTTCGTCGGAATTTTGCATTTGTGCAGTTTGAAACGCTGGAAGAAGCCACAAAGGCTTTAGAATGCACACATATGAG TAAGGTACTCGACAGGGTGGTTTCTGTTGAATATGCTTTGAGAGATGACGATGAGAAGGGTCCGGGAAGATTCAATAGCCCCAGAAAGGATTATGGGAGACGTGGAGGTAGCCCTTACCAGAGATCGCCAAGTCCAGGGCTTCGCCGGAGTCGACCGAGCCCTGATTATGAGCGAGCCAGAAGCCCAATTTATGATAGGTATAATGGTCCTTCATTTGACAGAGCCAGGAGTCCAGAATATGCAAGATACCGAAG GTCACCTGTTCGAAGGTAA
- the LOC142553003 gene encoding serine/arginine-rich splicing factor RS31-like isoform X4 — translation MPLHPNFHQNLPIFAGFAFVYFEDERDADDAIRGLDNIPFGHDRRRLSVEWARGERGRHRDGRAANQRPTKTLFVINFDPVRTRDRDIERHFEPYGKVLNVRVRRNFAFVQFETLEEATKALECTHMSKVLDRVVSVEYALRDDDEKGPGRFNSPRKDYGRRGGSPYQRSPSPGLRRSRPSPDYERARSPIYDRYNGPSFDRARSPEYARYRSRSPVRR, via the exons ATGCCTCTACATCCTAACTTTCATCAGAACCTTCCCATATTTGCAG GATTTGCTTTTGTGTATTTTGAGGATGAACGTGATGCTGATGATGCCATCCGTGGTCTTGACAACATCCCCTTTGGGCATGATAGGCGCCGCTTGTCAGTAGAATGGGCAAGG GGTGAACGAGGCAGGCATCGTGATGGGAGAGCAGCAAATCAGAGACCTACTAAAACACTGTTTGTTATCAACTTTGATCCTGTGCGTACTAGGGACCGGGATATAGAAAGGCACTTTGAGCCTTATGGGAAGGTTCTTAATGTACGCGTTCGTCGGAATTTTGCATTTGTGCAGTTTGAAACGCTGGAAGAAGCCACAAAGGCTTTAGAATGCACACATATGAG TAAGGTACTCGACAGGGTGGTTTCTGTTGAATATGCTTTGAGAGATGACGATGAGAAGGGTCCGGGAAGATTCAATAGCCCCAGAAAGGATTATGGGAGACGTGGAGGTAGCCCTTACCAGAGATCGCCAAGTCCAGGGCTTCGCCGGAGTCGACCGAGCCCTGATTATGAGCGAGCCAGAAGCCCAATTTATGATAGGTATAATGGTCCTTCATTTGACAGAGCCAGGAGTCCAGAATATGCAAGATACCGAAG TAGGTCACCTGTTCGAAGGTAA
- the LOC142553003 gene encoding serine/arginine-rich splicing factor RS31-like isoform X3 translates to MQGLRDGLFLSLLLILFPSSGFAFVYFEDERDADDAIRGLDNIPFGHDRRRLSVEWARGERGRHRDGRAANQRPTKTLFVINFDPVRTRDRDIERHFEPYGKVLNVRVRRNFAFVQFETLEEATKALECTHMSKVLDRVVSVEYALRDDDEKGPGRFNSPRKDYGRRGGSPYQRSPSPGLRRSRPSPDYERARSPIYDRYNGPSFDRARSPEYARYRSRSPVRR, encoded by the exons ATGCAAGGCCTCCGGGATGGTTTATTCTTGTCTCTGCTTCTCATACTTTTCCCCTCTTCAGGATTTGCTTTTGTGTATTTTGAGGATGAACGTGATGCTGATGATGCCATCCGTGGTCTTGACAACATCCCCTTTGGGCATGATAGGCGCCGCTTGTCAGTAGAATGGGCAAGG GGTGAACGAGGCAGGCATCGTGATGGGAGAGCAGCAAATCAGAGACCTACTAAAACACTGTTTGTTATCAACTTTGATCCTGTGCGTACTAGGGACCGGGATATAGAAAGGCACTTTGAGCCTTATGGGAAGGTTCTTAATGTACGCGTTCGTCGGAATTTTGCATTTGTGCAGTTTGAAACGCTGGAAGAAGCCACAAAGGCTTTAGAATGCACACATATGAG TAAGGTACTCGACAGGGTGGTTTCTGTTGAATATGCTTTGAGAGATGACGATGAGAAGGGTCCGGGAAGATTCAATAGCCCCAGAAAGGATTATGGGAGACGTGGAGGTAGCCCTTACCAGAGATCGCCAAGTCCAGGGCTTCGCCGGAGTCGACCGAGCCCTGATTATGAGCGAGCCAGAAGCCCAATTTATGATAGGTATAATGGTCCTTCATTTGACAGAGCCAGGAGTCCAGAATATGCAAGATACCGAAG TAGGTCACCTGTTCGAAGGTAA
- the LOC142553005 gene encoding protein LEAD-SENSITIVE 1, translated as MGLLTNRVKRSEIKPGDHIYTYRAVFAYSHHGIYVGGSKVVHFTRVETSSTSSDEQYSLTAECPAFPDCGFRQPNSGVVISCLDCFLRNGSLYCFEYGVIPSVFIAKVRGGTCTTATSDPVETVIHRAMYLLQNGFGNYDVFQNNCEDFALYCKTGLLIVDRQGVGRSGQASSVIGAPVAAILSSPLKFLLPSPVGVATVTAGMYCMGRYATDIGVRSDVIKVPVEDLAVNLGWAEMKEVQQM; from the exons ATGGGTTTGCTCACAAACAGAGTGAAGAGAAGCGAGATCAAGCCAGGGGATCATATTTACACTTACAGAGCAGTGTTTGCGTATTCTCATCATG GTATCTATGTTGGGGGTAGCAAAGTAGTTCATTTTACCCGTGTTGAAACCTCTTCCACCTCCAGTGATGAACAATACAGCCTTACTGCAGAATGTCCGGCCTTTCCTGACTGTGGGTTTAGGCAGCCAAATAGTGGAGTTGTCATTTCTTGTCTTGATTGCTTCCTTCGAAATGGTTCACTTTACTGTTTCGAATACGGAGTGATCCCGTCCGTTTTCATAGCTAAAGTACGTGGAGGCACTTGTACAACTGCAACATCTGACCCAGTGGAAACAGTCATTCATCGCGCAATGTATTTACTTCAAAATGGATTTGGAAACTATGATGTGTTTCAAAATAACTGTGAGGATTTTGCCTTGTACTGCAAAACAGGACTACTGATTGTCGATCGTCAAGGGGTCGGAAGAAGTGGGCAAGCTTCTTCTGTCATTGGTGCACCAGTGGCAGCTATTCTTTCTTCTCCTCTGAAGTTTCTATTGCCTAGTCCAGTTGGCGTGGCGACAGTCACAGCAGGAATGTACTGCATGGGCAGGTATGCCACTGATATTGGTGTGCGGAGTGATGTTATCAAGGTACCGGTTGAAGATCTGGCAGTGAACCTTGGCTGGGCAGAAATGAAGGAGGTACAACAAATGTGA
- the LOC142553004 gene encoding dof zinc finger protein DOF3.7-like isoform X2: MKKEIGARKSMATAPNECTREGMERKVRPQKDQALNCPRCHSTNTKFCYYNNYSLTQPRYFCKSCRRYWTEGGTLRNVPVGGGSRKNKKSNSVINSPSLSMATASSVSSQKQIPDLNPPNFGSQNPKSHDQGQDLNLGFPASQDYYHVIPQFLEFPKIENQNVINSISSSPSFNPAQLSALNFLRNGIAVRGLNPSIPMANTENNATPFASGFQFQEIKPSLPFSFDGFHGNSGRLSQENNINESLVFPFGAMKPHSSTNTEADQRKEQENSNSNGYWNGILS, encoded by the exons ATGAAAAAG GAAATTGGTGCTAGAAAATCTATGGCAACAGCTCCAAATGAATGCACGAGGGAAGGAATGGAGAGAAAGGTGAGGCCTCAGAAAGACCAAGCCCTAAATTGTCCAAGGTGCCATTCAACTAACACAAAGTTCTGTTATTACAACAACTATAGCCTCACTCAACCAAGATACTTCTGCAAGAGTTGTAGAAGGTACTGGACAGAAGGTGGAACCCTAAGAAATGTTCCGGTTGGAGGTGGTTCGAGAAAGAACAAGAAATCCAACTCTGTTATTAATTCACCTTCATTATCAATGGCAACTGCATCATCAGTTTCATCCCAAAAGCAGATTCCTGATCTGAACCCTCCAAACTTTGGTTCGCAGAACCCTAAAAGCCATGACCAAGGGCAGGATCTTAATCTTGGTTTCCCAGCTTCACAAGATTACTATCATGTGATCCCTCAGTTTTTAGAGTTTCCCAAGATTGAAAACCAAAATGTCATCAATTCTATTTCTTCTTCACCATCCTTTAATCCTGCTCAACTTTCAGCTCTAAATTTTTTAAGGAATGGCATTGCTGTAAGGGGGTTAAATCCCTCTATCCCTATGGCTAACACGGAGAATAATGCCACTCCTTTTGCTTCTGGATTCCaatttcaagaaattaaaccaTCCCTTCCTTTCTCCTTTGACGGATTTCATGGGAATTCTGGTAGATTGTCccaagaaaataatattaatgaaAGCTTAGTGTTTCCTTTTGGAGCAATGAAACCGCATTCGAGCACAAATACTGAAGCGGATCAAAGAAAGGAACAAGagaattcaaattcaaatggATACTGGAATGGAATTTTAAGTTGA
- the LOC142553004 gene encoding dof zinc finger protein DOF4.6-like isoform X1, with translation MDSAQWTQEIGARKSMATAPNECTREGMERKVRPQKDQALNCPRCHSTNTKFCYYNNYSLTQPRYFCKSCRRYWTEGGTLRNVPVGGGSRKNKKSNSVINSPSLSMATASSVSSQKQIPDLNPPNFGSQNPKSHDQGQDLNLGFPASQDYYHVIPQFLEFPKIENQNVINSISSSPSFNPAQLSALNFLRNGIAVRGLNPSIPMANTENNATPFASGFQFQEIKPSLPFSFDGFHGNSGRLSQENNINESLVFPFGAMKPHSSTNTEADQRKEQENSNSNGYWNGILS, from the exons ATGGATAGTGCTCAATGGACTCAG GAAATTGGTGCTAGAAAATCTATGGCAACAGCTCCAAATGAATGCACGAGGGAAGGAATGGAGAGAAAGGTGAGGCCTCAGAAAGACCAAGCCCTAAATTGTCCAAGGTGCCATTCAACTAACACAAAGTTCTGTTATTACAACAACTATAGCCTCACTCAACCAAGATACTTCTGCAAGAGTTGTAGAAGGTACTGGACAGAAGGTGGAACCCTAAGAAATGTTCCGGTTGGAGGTGGTTCGAGAAAGAACAAGAAATCCAACTCTGTTATTAATTCACCTTCATTATCAATGGCAACTGCATCATCAGTTTCATCCCAAAAGCAGATTCCTGATCTGAACCCTCCAAACTTTGGTTCGCAGAACCCTAAAAGCCATGACCAAGGGCAGGATCTTAATCTTGGTTTCCCAGCTTCACAAGATTACTATCATGTGATCCCTCAGTTTTTAGAGTTTCCCAAGATTGAAAACCAAAATGTCATCAATTCTATTTCTTCTTCACCATCCTTTAATCCTGCTCAACTTTCAGCTCTAAATTTTTTAAGGAATGGCATTGCTGTAAGGGGGTTAAATCCCTCTATCCCTATGGCTAACACGGAGAATAATGCCACTCCTTTTGCTTCTGGATTCCaatttcaagaaattaaaccaTCCCTTCCTTTCTCCTTTGACGGATTTCATGGGAATTCTGGTAGATTGTCccaagaaaataatattaatgaaAGCTTAGTGTTTCCTTTTGGAGCAATGAAACCGCATTCGAGCACAAATACTGAAGCGGATCAAAGAAAGGAACAAGagaattcaaattcaaatggATACTGGAATGGAATTTTAAGTTGA